The window TCATCAGCCGGGATATCCGACTTGTAATCCGCGAAATACCCGATCGATGCATGTCCTCGAATAACGGCAACATTGCGTGCGACGACCATAATCAGCCATACCAAAGCCGTCAGCGTAAAGAGCGCAGCCATGGGAGAAACAAGCAACTCCGGTCGCACAGAGTGATGTTCACCGGCTAATAGCCAGAATAACCAAGCTACGACCGAGCCGACAATTATGCAAGGAGCTGCGTAAATCCGCAGCAACGAGATATTGGTGGCAGTAGAATTTATTGGCGACATATACGATTTCCTTATGAACGTGGTTTGCGGAATAAGCCCCGGCTGATATACTTGCAATATGCAACTAATTATCCCATTTCAATTGCAAAACGCAAGTAAATAAGCCAGATGTCCGACTTGAAGCTCGAAAATAGATGCCCAATTGATTATGCCCTCGAAGTGTTCGGAGACCGATGGACGCTGCTCGTACTCCGCGATCTGATGCTAAGTGGCAAACGGCACTACCGAGAGCTGATGACGTCGAAAGAAGGAATCGCAACTAACATTCTGGCTTCGCGATTGAAGAAAATGGAAGCGGACGGACTCGTTATCCGCAAACACAAGCCCGAAGACAAACGCCAAGTGTTTTATGAACTAACGGACAAAGCACTTGATCTAGTCCCTGTGCTACTCGAAATTAGCCGCTGGAGCGTGATTTACGACAAACATACGGCAGCACCACCGGAACTCATGCGCCGCTATCAAGAAGAGCCGCAGCAGCTAATAGCAGATTTGCAGGAAGC of the Methylomonas sp. MK1 genome contains:
- a CDS encoding winged helix-turn-helix transcriptional regulator, encoding MSDLKLENRCPIDYALEVFGDRWTLLVLRDLMLSGKRHYRELMTSKEGIATNILASRLKKMEADGLVIRKHKPEDKRQVFYELTDKALDLVPVLLEISRWSVIYDKHTAAPPELMRRYQEEPQQLIADLQEAARVRQT
- a CDS encoding MAPEG family protein; protein product: MSPINSTATNISLLRIYAAPCIIVGSVVAWLFWLLAGEHHSVRPELLVSPMAALFTLTALVWLIMVVARNVAVIRGHASIGYFADYKSDIPADDRLERPARTFNNLMQVPPLFYVICLLMLVVKEADNVQIALAWAFVVLRYAHAFIYMAVNWVPYRFATWASSCIILGTLWFRFVTVVGFG